One window from the genome of Salvia splendens isolate huo1 chromosome 9, SspV2, whole genome shotgun sequence encodes:
- the LOC121748855 gene encoding 4-coumarate--CoA ligase-like, which produces MDTAARKDDVIFRSKLPDIYIPKHLPLHSYCFENISKYRTKPCLINGGSGDVYTYEEVEALSRRAGAGLSRLGLRHGDTVMILLPNSPEFVFAFLGASYIGAVSTMANPYFTPAEVVKQAKASDAKLIITQACHVAKVNGFAKDSGVRVMLVDSPPPEAAPADYLQFSELIAADESEFPEVDFNPDDVVALPYSSGTTGLPKGVMLTHKGLVTSVAQQVDGENPNLYIHSDDVMICVLPFFHIYSLNSILLCGLRAGASILVMQKFEIEPFLELIQKYKVTIGPFVPPIVLAIVKSPVVDKYDLSSVRTVMSGAAPLGKELEEAVRDKFPNAKLGQGYGMTEAGPVLAMCLAFAKEPFEIKSGACGTVVRNAEMKIVDTESGASLGRNQPGEICIRGDQIMKGYLNDPEATERTIDKQGWLHTGDIGFIDEDDELFIIDRLKEIIKYKGYQVAPAEIEALLLNHPNISDAAVVPMKDEQAGEVPVAFVVKSNGSTITEDEIKQFISKQVIFYKRINRVFFIDAIPKNPSGKILRKDLKAILAATTPSPN; this is translated from the exons atggaTACCGCAGCAAGAAAAGATGACGTCATTTTCCGATCGAAACTCCCCGACATCTACATTCCCAAGCACCTTCCGCTCCATTCCTACTGCTTCGAGAACATTTCCAAGTACCGAACCAAGCCCTGCTTGATCAACGGCGGCTCCGGCGATGTTTACACCTACGAGGAGGTGGAGGCCCTCTCCCGAAGAGCCGGCGCTGGGCTGAGCCGCCTCGGCCTCCGCCACGGCGACACCGTCATGATCCTCCTCCCGAACTCGCCGGAGTTCGTCTTCGCCTTCCTCGGCGCGTCCTACATCGGCGCCGTCTCAACAATGGCAAATCCCTATTTTACCCCTGCCGAGGTCGTCAAGCAGGCGAAGGCCTCCGACGCTAAGCTAATCATAACGCAGGCCTGCCACGTCGCCAAAGTTAACGGCTTCGCTAAGGATAGCGGCGTTAGGGTTATGCTGGTGGACTCGCCGCCGCCGGAAGCGGCTCCGGCCGATTATTTGCAATTCTCGGAGCTGATTGCCGCGGATGAGAGTGAATTTCCGGAGGTGGATTTCAACCCCGACGATGTGGTGGCGCTGCCGTACTCCTCCGGCACGACGGGGCTGCCGAAGGGGGTGATGCTCACGCACAAGGGGCTGGTCACGAGCGTGGCGCAGCAGGTCGACGGCGAGAATCCGAATCTGTATATACACAGCGACGACGTGATGATCTGTGTGTTGCCGTTCTTCCACATTTACTCGCTGAATTCGATCCTGCTGTGCGGGCTCCGCGCCGGCGCCTCGATTTTGGTGATGCAGAAATTCGAAATTGAGCCGTTTCTGGAGCTGATTCAGAAGTATAAGGTGACGATCGGGCCGTTCGTGCCGCCGATTGTGCTGGCGATCGTGAAGAGTCCGGTGGTGGATAAGTACGACCTTTCGTCGGTGAGGACGGTGATGTCGGGGGCGGCGCCGCTGGGGAAGGAGCTCGAGGAGGCGGTGAGGGATAAGTTTCCTAATGCCAAGCTTGGACAG GGTTATGGAATGACGGAAGCCGGACCGGTGCTAGCGATGTGTTTGGCTTTTGCGAAAGAGCCATTTGAGATAAAATCAGGTGCGTGCGGGACCGTGGTAAGAAATGCAGAGATGAAAATTGTTGACACGGAAAGTGGTGCTTCGTTAGGGCGCAACCAGCCTGGTGAAATTTGCATCCGTGGTGATCAAATCATGAAAG GTTATTTAAATGATCCAGAGGCAACAGAGAGAACAATTGACAAACAAGGATGGCTACACACAGGAGATATAGGTTTcattgatgaagatgatgagctTTTTATCATTGATCGTCTTAAGGAAATAATCAAGTACAAAGGCTACCAAGTTGCCCCTGCCGAGATCGAagccctcctcctcaaccatcCCAACATCTCCGACGCCGCCGTTGTCCC AATGAAAGATGAACAAGCAGGAGAAGTGCCAGTTGCTTTTGTTGTTAAATCAAATGGATCCACTATTACTGAGGATGAGATCAAGCAATTCATTTCCAAACAG GTTATTTTCTACAAGAGAATTAACCGAGTATTTTTCATTGACGCCATCCCCAAAAATCCATCTGGAAAAATATTGAGAAAGGATTTGAAGGCAATATTAGCAGCAACTACACCTTCTCCAAACTGA
- the LOC121749170 gene encoding probable E3 ubiquitin-protein ligase RNF217 produces MESEPIALALALACNDEYIASIVINTSENPQSNQGSLLSDDDFAHELQLQEVIISSLLNQPPESSKLPAAEEEGGESSQSLCEICAEKKDRDGMFPLPGCTHRFCNDCISRHVSIKVTKRAILDALACPGTGCGGALDAAACRAVLPVEVAAAWDEVLCEAAIAVGERVYCPYKNCSALLVNDGGGGVIAEAECPFCRRLFCARCNVAPWHAGVDCEGFAKLGKDEREEADLMVHDLAKSNKWRRCPGCNFYVEKNEGCLHITCRCRYEFCYACGKAWSSTHGGCQV; encoded by the exons ATGGAATCCGAACCGATCGCCCTCGCCCTCGCCCTTGCCTGCAACGACGAGTACATCGCTTCAATCGTCATCAACACCTCCGAGAATCCCCAATCCAACCAAGGATCCCTACTCTCCGACGACGATTTCGCCCATGAATTGCAGCTCCAGGAAGTCATCATCTCTTCCCTCCTCAACCAACCACCCGAATCCTCCAAATTACCCGCTGCGGAGGAAGAAGGCGGAGAGTCATCGCAGTCTCTGTGCGAGATCTGCGCCGAGAAGAAAGACCGCGACGGCATGTTCCCCCTCCCCGGCTGCACCCACCGCTTCTGCAACGACTGCATCTCCCGCCACGTCTCCATCAAGGTCACGAAGCGCGCCATCCTCGACGCCCTCGCCTGCCCGGGAACTGGCTGCGGAGGCGCCCTAGACGCCGCCGCGTGCAGGGCAGTGCTGCCGGTTGAGGTGGCGGCGGCGTGGGACGAGGTGCTGTGCGAAGCGGCCATCGCGGTGGGGGAGCGCGTGTACTGCCCCTACAAGAACTGCTCGGCGCTTCTGGTCAACGACGGCGGCGGCGGGGTCATCGCCGAGGCGGAGTGCCCCTTCTGCCGGAGGCTCTTCTGCGCGAGGTGCAACGTGGCGCCGTGGCACGCCGGGGTGGACTGCGAGGGGTTCGCGAAGCTAGGGAAGGACGAGAGAGAGGAAGCGGATTTGATGGTGCATGATCTTGCCAAGTCCAACAAGTGGCGGAGATGCCCCGGCTGCAACTTCTACGTCGAGAAAAATGAAGGATGCCTGCACATTACGTGCAG GTGTAGGTATGAGTTCTGCTATGCCTGTGGAAAAGCTTGGAGTTCTACACATGGTGGTTGCCAAGTATGA
- the LOC121749171 gene encoding MADS-box transcription factor PHERES 1-like, protein MGRGKLKMELIEEEKSRILTMKKRKKWLIKKLHQLTTLCDVPPCMIFHDPTTNSTSVWPEEDPDQVCSLIEAYKAKKNDSSGGVREYLLSNFFDQWQRQAEEKLEKLRKKNVEGMFPTWDDRLNFMDEA, encoded by the coding sequence ATGGGTCGCGGCAAACTGAAGATGGAGTTGATTGAGGAGGAGAAATCAAGAATCCTTACTATGAAGAAGCGAAAGAAATGGCTAATCAAGAAACTCCACCAACTCACCACGCTCTGCGACGTCCCCCCATGCATGATCTTCCACGACCCCACCACCAATTCCACCTCAGTCTGGCCGGAGGAGGATCCCGACCAGGTCTGCAGCCTCATCGAAGCCTACAAGGCCAAGAAAAATGACTCCAGTGGCGGAGTAAGGGAGTACTTGCTGTCGAATTTCTTCGACCAGTGGCAGAGGCAAGCCGAGGAGAAGCTCGAGAAGTTGCGGAAGAAGAATGTGGAGGGCATGTTTCCGACATGGGACGATCGCCTCAACTTCATGGATGAGGCCTAG
- the LOC121746637 gene encoding respiratory burst oxidase homolog protein C-like, which yields MPNNDGMNGEEHKSSFGLKQEVKRLVSVRRPARKLDRAKTVASRALTGLKFIGKTGGTWVHVEERFNKLKSDDGMLSRDDFGKCIGMKESSTFDGELFDVLARKWDISGNSINKEQLRIFWEQIADPTFDGGLQIFFEMVDKNADGRITEDEIREIISLSAKANKLSVNKKEEDTYAKVIMEELDPNKLGYIMIQDLEKLLQPDEPDADYSRNLSKLPSENRRQPMKIEALIKRFYKGAAYFVDENWRRVWVLALWIGVMAALFAYKYVQYKNKAAFEVMGHCVCMAKGAAETLKLNMALVLLPMCRNTITWLRNRTSLGKVLPFDDNINFHMIVATAIGIGVGIHGISHLACDFPRLLHASPEEYRKMAPYFGDDQPKSYWHYVKGNEGVTGIVMVVLMAIAFTLASPFFRRNKVHLPKPLDKLAGFNAFWYSHHLFIIVYTLLILHGINLYMTHEWYNKTTWMYVAIPITIYVGERLIRAFRSSVKPVKTLGVAFYPGKVLALHMKPHKEIFKYKSGQYIFVNCSAVSPFEWHPFSITSSPREDYLSVHIRDAGDWTKKIQEVFISKVPRPPPTEKSGHQSTKFIDVENNHNVPKILINGPYGAPTQDYKKYEIVVLIGLGIGATPMISVVKDIATNIKAMEDEENAIEEGSRGGTSPLLPTPMAKRKKGSGSDKHDQFKTKKAYFYWVTKEQGTFDWFKGVMNEVVEMDHNRVIEMHNYCTNVYEEGNARSLLISKLQSIILAKSGIDFVAGTKVKSHFGRPNWDTVFQTISNNHPGSKVGVFYCGAPATMRDLKKATKISHPNPAKFVLHKENF from the exons ATGCCAAACAATGATGGTATGAATGGGGAGGAACACAAGtcttcatttggattgaaacaagAGGTGAAGCGTTTGGTATCCGTGAGGCGACCGGCGCGGAAACTCGACCGGGCCAAGACCGTCGCTTCACGGGCCCTCACGGGGCTCAAGTTCATCGGCAAGACCGGTGGCACGTGGGTCCACGTCGAGGAGCGCTTCAACAAACTCAAATCCGATGATGGAATGTTGTCACGCGACGATTTTGGCAAATGCATTG GAATGAAGGAGTCGTCTACGTTCGACGGCGAGCTCTTCGACGTGCTTGCCCGGAAGTGGGATATCTCCGGCAACTCCATCAACAAAGAACAGCTCAGAATTTTCTGGGAACAGATTGCTGACCCAACTTTCGATGGTGGCcttcaaattttttttgaaat GGTTGATAAAAATGCAGATGGAAGAATCACTGAAGACGAAATCCGGGAG ATTATAAGCCTGAGTGCTAAAGCAAACAAGCTGTCAGTCAACAAAAAAGAGGAAGATACTTATGCAAAAGTAATTATGGAAGAATTAGACCCCAACAAGCTCGGCTACATCATG ATACAAGACTTGGAGAAGCTCCTACAGCCGGATGAACCGGATGCGGACTACAGTCGGAATCTGAGCAAGCTGCCGAGTGAGAACCGTAGGCAGCCGATGAAAATCGAGGCGCTCATCAAGCGGTTCTACAAAGGCGCTGCTTATTTTGTGGATGAAAATTGGCGGAGGGTGTGGGTGCTGGCGCTGTGGATTGGAGTTATGGCAGCGCTTTTCGCCTACAAATATGTGCAGTACAAAAACAAGGCGGCTTTCGAGGTGATGGGGCACTGCGTTTGTATGGCCAAAGGCGCAGCCGAGACGCTCAAGCTCAACATGGCGCTCGTTCTGCTCCCGATGTGCCGGAACACCATCACTTGGCTCAGGAACCGGACTAGCTTAGGCAAGGTTCTTCCCTTTGATGACAATATCAATTTCCATATG ATCGTTGCCACGGCGATCGGAATAGGAGTTGGAATACACGGGATAAGCCATCTAGCGTGCGATTTTCCGCGACTCCTCCACGCGAGCCCGGAGGAGTACAGGAAGATGGCACCATACTTTGGAGATGATCAGCCAAAGAGTTATTGGCATTATGTAAAAGGGAATGAGGGTGTGACAGGGATAGTGATGGTGGTTTTGATGGCTATAGCATTCACACTAGCATCACCATTTTTTAGAAGAAACAAAGTGCATCTACCCAAGCCTTTGGACAAGCTTGCAGGGTTCAATGCCTTTTGGTATTCACACCACTTATTTATCATTGTCTATACCCTTCTCATTCTTCATGGAATCAACCTATATATGACCCATGAATGGTACAACAAAACT ACTTGGATGTATGTTGCCATTCCTATCACAATTTATGTTGGAGAAAGATTGATAAGAGCCTTCAGATCCAGCGTCAAGCCAGTGAAGACCCTTGGG GTGGCATTCTACCCCGGAAAAGTGTTAGCACTGCACATGAAGCCTCATAAAGaaatattcaaatataaaaGTGGACAGTATATCTTTGTCAACTGTTCAGCCGTTTCTCCATTTGAATG GCACCCTTTTTCAATAACTTCATCTCCTAGAGAAGATTATTTAAGTGTTCACATTCGGGATGCGGGTGACTGGACCAAAAAAATTCAGGAAGTATTCATCTCAAAG GTACCTCGGCCGCCACCTACAGAAAAAAGTGGACATCAGTCAACCAAGTTTATTGATGTAGAAAATAATCACAA TGTTCCAAAAATACTAATCAATGGTCCTTACGGAGCACCAACACAAGACTACAAAAAATACGAAATTGTGGTACTAATAGGGCTAGGGATCGGGGCAACCCCAATGATCAGCGTGGTGAAGGACATTGCCACCAATATAAAAGCCATGGAGGACGAAGAGAACGCGATCGAGGAGGGAAGCAGGGGCGGAACCAGCCCTCTCCTGCCCACCCCAATGGCTAAGAGAAAGAAGGGGTCGGGAAGTGATAAACATGATCAATTCAAGACGAAAAAGGCTTACTTCTATTGGGTGACTAAAGAGCAGGGCACGTTCGATTGGTTCAAGGGCGTGATGAATGAGGTTGTCGAAATGGACCATAACCGAGTCATAGAAATGCACAATTACTGCACAAATGTGTATGAAGAAGGGAATGCTCGTTCCCTCCTAATTTCTAAGCTTCAATCAATAATCCTTGCTAAAAGTGGAATTGATTTTGTTGCTGGGACTAAGGTTAAATCACACTTTGGTAGGCCTAATTGGGACACAGTCTTTCAAACAATTTCAAATAATCATCCTGGTTCTAAAGTTG GAGTATTTTACTGTGGGGCACCAGCAACGATGAGAGATCTCAAAAAGGCAACTAAAATTTCTCACCCAAACCCAGCCAAATTCGTGCTCCACAAAGAAAACTTTTAA